A genomic region of Candidatus Lokiarchaeota archaeon contains the following coding sequences:
- a CDS encoding aminotransferase class V-fold PLP-dependent enzyme yields the protein MKHAYLDYQSAKPVDPRVVDAMLPYFTEKFGNPSALHEVGDQATEALESSRRQILEFINGEDGDIVFTSGATESINLGIIGYVRRNRRKGRHIVISEIEHISIRNIAKYLESKGFSVSRVPVDQYGMVQLEKLERRLTDETILVSVGYANNEIGTIQPIKEIGEMTKERDIGLHTDAVAAEGLVDLDVERDNIDLMTLSSNDIYGPRGAGVLYYGPRSRPNPVMLGGGQEGGLRSGTENMPAIVGMSEATRIMETEMDSEVKKLQSYRDKLIDGVLDNIPDSHLNGHPTKRLANNAHFRFDGVEGEAILLSFKDKGISVSTGSACTSKTLQPSHTLIATGLLHEEAHGSLQFTVGRFTEDDDVKRALEATPEIIRRLREMSPIYENKEGAY from the coding sequence ATGAAACATGCTTATCTTGATTATCAATCGGCAAAACCGGTTGACCCCAGAGTAGTTGATGCGATGCTTCCTTATTTCACTGAGAAATTTGGTAATCCATCAGCCCTCCACGAAGTTGGTGATCAGGCAACAGAAGCCCTAGAAAGCAGTAGAAGACAGATTCTAGAGTTCATCAACGGAGAAGATGGGGATATTGTTTTCACTTCAGGAGCAACAGAATCCATCAATCTAGGAATCATTGGGTATGTTCGCCGAAACCGCAGAAAAGGCAGACACATTGTAATATCGGAAATCGAACACATTTCGATCAGAAATATCGCCAAGTACCTGGAAAGCAAAGGATTCAGTGTCTCCAGAGTGCCTGTTGATCAATATGGCATGGTTCAACTGGAGAAACTTGAACGCAGATTGACAGATGAAACCATTCTCGTTTCAGTCGGTTACGCCAACAACGAGATAGGTACCATCCAACCGATAAAAGAAATCGGTGAAATGACGAAGGAGCGAGATATCGGCTTGCATACAGATGCGGTTGCTGCAGAAGGTCTTGTTGACCTCGATGTTGAGCGAGATAACATAGATCTCATGACATTATCATCAAACGATATCTATGGACCAAGAGGCGCAGGCGTGCTCTACTACGGACCACGATCAAGGCCTAATCCCGTGATGTTAGGAGGAGGACAAGAGGGTGGACTTCGTTCAGGTACTGAGAATATGCCAGCAATCGTTGGAATGAGTGAAGCTACAAGAATCATGGAGACGGAAATGGATTCCGAGGTAAAGAAACTACAAAGCTATCGTGATAAGCTCATTGACGGAGTGCTTGACAACATTCCCGATTCACATCTAAATGGCCATCCCACCAAACGGTTAGCAAACAACGCACATTTCAGATTTGATGGGGTGGAGGGGGAAGCAATACTGCTTTCATTCAAAGACAAAGGAATCTCAGTATCAACCGGATCAGCATGTACTTCCAAAACACTTCAGCCCTCTCACACACTGATTGCCACAGGGCTTCTGCATGAAGAAGCACATGGTTCATTACAGTTTACAGTAGGAAGATTCACTGAAGATGATGATGTGAAACGGGCTCTTGAAGCTACGCCCGAGATAATCAGAAGGCTAAGAGAAATGTCGCCAATATATGAGAACAAAGAAGGTGCATACTAG
- a CDS encoding iron-sulfur cluster assembly scaffold protein, which yields MKSTQYSEKVLDHFQNPRNVGTLEGENVAVGRVGNPTCGDLMEMFVRIKHNLIEDIKFRTFGCGSAIATSSMITEMVKGKTIEEAKRITRQDVADELDGLPAIKMHCSNLASRALHEAIRQYEKGEGEEVESKVEPCQKEQIAGLEEFIGKGLYREVENVENLKDKRILLVHRDDSSIEMAIKLTGYSDRVVLMTCADTFQTTEDLEEALEESSVKLLRESQLLGVSGEFEVEKAKIRDLDDDDEYELFTDAVIIGK from the coding sequence ATGAAATCCACGCAGTATTCGGAAAAGGTGCTTGACCACTTTCAGAACCCTAGAAATGTCGGAACGCTAGAAGGAGAAAACGTCGCAGTAGGAAGAGTAGGCAATCCTACCTGCGGAGACTTAATGGAAATGTTCGTTAGAATAAAACATAACCTCATTGAAGATATCAAATTTCGTACCTTCGGTTGTGGGTCTGCTATAGCCACCAGCAGCATGATCACAGAGATGGTGAAAGGGAAGACTATCGAAGAAGCTAAAAGAATCACCAGACAGGATGTTGCAGACGAACTTGATGGTCTACCAGCTATCAAAATGCATTGTTCCAATTTGGCATCCAGAGCCCTCCACGAGGCCATACGCCAGTATGAGAAAGGAGAAGGCGAAGAAGTAGAATCAAAGGTAGAACCCTGTCAGAAGGAGCAGATAGCCGGGTTGGAGGAATTCATTGGAAAGGGACTTTATCGAGAGGTAGAGAATGTGGAGAACTTGAAAGACAAGAGAATCCTCCTTGTTCATAGAGATGATTCATCCATAGAAATGGCAATCAAGCTTACCGGATACTCTGATCGTGTTGTGCTCATGACATGTGCAGATACCTTTCAGACAACGGAGGACTTGGAGGAAGCTCTGGAAGAGTCATCAGTCAAACTACTGAGAGAATCTCAGCTCTTGGGTGTATCTGGTGAATTTGAAGTTGAAAAAGCCAAGATTCGTGATTTGGACGATGACGATGAATATGAGCTCTTCACTGATGCAGTTATTATTGGCAAATAG